Proteins encoded by one window of Deltaproteobacteria bacterium:
- a CDS encoding PQQ-binding-like beta-propeller repeat protein: MQQSRLTARKVTAALALSMAALPLFFGQAAADWPKFMKSPENVPFVERAPRPPLALKWKFKTGGRVYSSPAVYKGKVFVGSYDKHLYALDEKTGAVVWKFETSGEIFSSPAVDKGRVYFGSRDGFVYALEAETGKLVWKHETGGPVLTSPVVAEDKVYIGSKDLYLYALGTKDGERVWRMNVPDYEKYSGIYASPAYADGAVYYAGKNGVIYSASAKTGGRNWQLRTESAIYSSPVVRDGIVYVSSYNRTLYALNVKDGKYVWRKNLGKLAYASPVVTADRIYMASKKGDVTVFNRTDGRELAVYKFPDEVNSTPAVSASGLLYIGCDDGGLYAVDIYTGETVWKYMTEGSIQSSPAITDKAVYVGSEDGSIYAFSEQ, encoded by the coding sequence CTTGCCCTCTCAATGGCCGCGCTGCCGCTTTTTTTCGGCCAGGCCGCAGCGGACTGGCCGAAGTTCATGAAGAGCCCTGAGAATGTCCCCTTCGTCGAGAGGGCGCCCAGGCCGCCCTTGGCGCTCAAATGGAAGTTCAAGACCGGCGGACGGGTCTATTCCTCCCCGGCGGTCTACAAGGGCAAGGTCTTCGTTGGCTCGTATGACAAGCACCTATACGCCCTTGACGAGAAGACCGGGGCCGTCGTCTGGAAATTCGAGACAAGCGGCGAGATATTCTCCTCCCCGGCCGTTGACAAGGGCCGGGTTTATTTCGGGTCCAGGGACGGTTTCGTATATGCGCTGGAAGCCGAAACCGGCAAGCTCGTCTGGAAGCATGAGACCGGCGGCCCGGTCCTCACCTCGCCGGTCGTGGCCGAGGACAAGGTATACATAGGCTCCAAGGACCTCTACCTCTATGCCCTCGGCACAAAGGACGGCGAAAGGGTTTGGAGGATGAACGTCCCGGATTATGAGAAATACAGCGGCATATACGCCTCCCCGGCATATGCGGACGGGGCGGTATATTACGCGGGCAAGAACGGGGTGATATACTCCGCCTCCGCAAAGACCGGCGGAAGGAATTGGCAGCTGAGGACCGAATCAGCCATATACTCCTCGCCGGTAGTGCGGGACGGCATAGTCTACGTCTCCTCGTATAACAGGACCCTCTACGCGCTAAATGTCAAAGACGGCAAATATGTCTGGAGGAAGAACCTTGGCAAGCTCGCCTATGCCTCTCCGGTCGTCACCGCCGACAGGATATATATGGCCTCCAAGAAGGGCGACGTGACCGTCTTCAACAGGACGGACGGAAGGGAGCTCGCGGTCTACAAGTTCCCGGACGAGGTGAACTCCACCCCGGCGGTGTCCGCCTCCGGGCTTCTCTATATCGGCTGCGACGACGGCGGCTTATATGCCGTTGACATATATACCGGCGAGACGGTCTGGAAATACATGACCGAGGGTAGCATTCAGTCCTCTCCGGCAATCACTGACAAGGCCGTCTACGTAGGCTCCGAGGACGGCTCCATTTACGCCTTTTCGGAGCAGTGA
- a CDS encoding 6-bladed beta-propeller, producing MYAVPKNKRAKRARSSGVLGLAAALAFAVFTLSGCASGPEQKSEMLTPQTPLIWPSPPEPARVSYLRTISRPQDIGANAGFFRRIADFILGEKSDRLIKPYGVTVDSTGRLIVADTAFKKVHIFDLARKNYILIEEPGDEQFESPIAAATDGQNNIYVTDSVARKAFVFNPKGKFLFSFAAGERPTGIAINKAEAKVYISDTASHSVRIFDLKGAEIGSFGKRGKETGEFNYPVDLALDRGGDVYVVDSLNFRVQIFDGNGKFLSSFGRQGDGTGDFGRPKGIALDKDGNIYVADALFDTIQIFNREGRFLLNFGTLGKSAGTFWLPSGIFIDNGNRIYVSDSYNGRVQVFDYLGEG from the coding sequence ATGTATGCAGTCCCGAAAAATAAAAGGGCCAAAAGGGCCCGGTCCTCAGGCGTCCTCGGGCTCGCCGCAGCGCTTGCGTTCGCCGTGTTTACGCTCTCGGGCTGCGCTTCCGGCCCGGAGCAGAAAAGCGAAATGCTCACGCCGCAGACCCCCCTTATCTGGCCGTCTCCTCCTGAACCGGCAAGGGTTAGTTATCTCCGGACTATCAGCAGGCCACAGGACATTGGCGCGAACGCCGGGTTTTTCAGGAGGATTGCCGATTTCATACTCGGAGAAAAGAGCGACCGGCTTATAAAGCCGTACGGCGTAACCGTTGATTCAACGGGAAGGCTCATAGTCGCGGATACGGCCTTCAAGAAGGTACATATCTTCGACCTTGCCAGGAAGAACTACATCCTCATAGAAGAGCCCGGGGACGAACAGTTCGAATCCCCAATAGCCGCCGCCACGGACGGCCAGAATAATATCTATGTTACCGATTCCGTAGCCCGTAAGGCCTTTGTCTTCAATCCCAAGGGCAAGTTCCTCTTCTCGTTCGCCGCGGGCGAAAGGCCAACGGGCATCGCCATCAACAAGGCCGAAGCAAAAGTATACATATCCGACACCGCGTCCCACAGCGTCCGTATTTTTGATCTGAAGGGCGCGGAGATCGGCTCCTTCGGAAAGAGGGGGAAAGAGACAGGGGAGTTCAATTATCCGGTCGATCTGGCCCTGGACCGGGGCGGCGACGTGTACGTCGTTGATTCGCTGAACTTCAGGGTCCAGATATTCGACGGCAACGGGAAGTTCTTGAGCTCCTTCGGCAGGCAGGGGGACGGAACGGGCGATTTCGGCAGGCCCAAGGGCATCGCGCTCGACAAGGACGGGAACATCTATGTGGCCGACGCCCTCTTCGACACGATCCAGATATTCAACAGGGAAGGAAGGTTTCTCCTGAATTTCGGCACCCTCGGCAAATCAGCCGGGACCTTCTGGCTTCCGAGCGGCATATTCATAGATAACGGCAACAGGATCTACGTCTCGGATTCGTATAATGGCAGGGTGCAGGTATTCGATTATCTCGGGGAAGGCTGA
- a CDS encoding CBS domain-containing protein has protein sequence MEVITSHVNADFDAFASMVAAKRLYPDALLAFPGSVEKPLRDALKTLPLPTEVSRIKDIDIGGIRRLILVDVSSPLRIGPFVQAAERPGTDVHIYDHHPASPGDLSGSVEVRRPFGSNTTLLAHVLRERGIAPTPEEATIMMAGIYEDTGFLSYPSTTKEDYEAASFLLSSGADLKTVSDLLRKELTPEEVSLLNEFLQSQARYSVGGVEVVVAEAYLEKYKGDIAVLAHKLRDIENMECLFLLVDSEDRVHVIARSRNPRADAGRILKALGGGGHPNAASATLKGATLVQAREMLLEAIRANIVPARTAGDIMSFPPITLSPRTALKDAMEVMRRYGINAAPVVRNGTVQGVITRQVVDKAVYHGLGAAPVKDYMTTEVDWVGHDASIESIREKVVGHGQRLLPVLKDKKVVGVITRTDLIKLLQEELRAARDETKKVRVVSGLMKERLPAWAMDLLKEAGEVAEARGFKAYVVGGFVRDLIMRRENLDIDIVIEGGNGIVFAEDLARRRGASVRPHHRFKTAVLVFRDGYKLDVATARLEYYERPGALPTVEQSSLKLDLYRRDFIMNTLSVALNPGRFGELIDFFGAQKDLKERTIRVLHNLSFVEDPTRMLRAVRFAEKFDFSIGKHTQNLIKNSVKLDGFRTVSGPRIAEELKSILEEETSGKALKRLSDLGLLKLIHPSIAWDRESERLFRRGKEALAWYELLYEKDRVESWLVLFLALTDRLKDGELSALVARLGISGKKRLDVLGRREEARKALGKIQAGAARKGSDIYELLSPLPLELVLYLMAKAGKEPARKALSVHITTLRHIRPELRGGDLKRLGVAEGPLMGDILRALLKKRIDGETATREDEERIVKSFIKKGHGRAGRRA, from the coding sequence ATGGAAGTCATAACATCCCACGTAAACGCCGACTTTGACGCCTTCGCCTCGATGGTCGCGGCCAAAAGGCTATATCCGGATGCGCTCCTCGCCTTCCCCGGCTCGGTTGAGAAGCCGCTCCGGGACGCTCTAAAGACGCTCCCGCTCCCCACGGAGGTAAGCCGCATAAAGGACATCGACATAGGCGGAATCCGCCGCCTTATCCTCGTGGATGTGAGTTCCCCGTTGAGGATAGGGCCGTTCGTCCAGGCTGCGGAAAGGCCGGGAACAGACGTACACATATACGACCACCACCCGGCCTCTCCGGGCGACCTCTCGGGGAGCGTTGAGGTAAGGAGGCCCTTCGGGTCGAACACCACCCTTTTAGCGCATGTGCTCCGGGAGCGGGGCATCGCGCCCACTCCCGAGGAGGCCACCATAATGATGGCCGGAATATACGAGGACACAGGGTTCCTTTCCTATCCATCCACCACTAAAGAGGATTACGAGGCCGCCTCCTTCCTCCTTTCGTCAGGCGCCGACCTCAAGACCGTCTCGGACCTCCTCCGGAAAGAGCTTACCCCCGAGGAGGTATCCCTCCTTAACGAATTCCTGCAGTCGCAGGCCAGGTACTCCGTCGGAGGGGTGGAGGTCGTAGTGGCCGAGGCCTACCTCGAGAAGTACAAGGGCGATATCGCGGTGCTCGCGCACAAGCTGCGGGACATAGAGAACATGGAATGCCTTTTCCTCCTCGTCGATTCGGAGGACAGGGTCCACGTCATAGCCAGGTCGAGAAACCCGCGCGCTGACGCGGGCAGGATACTGAAGGCCCTGGGAGGGGGAGGCCACCCGAACGCGGCCTCAGCCACCTTGAAGGGGGCGACCCTCGTGCAGGCCAGGGAGATGCTCCTCGAGGCCATCCGGGCGAACATAGTCCCCGCGAGGACCGCCGGGGACATCATGTCCTTCCCGCCGATCACGCTCTCCCCCAGGACCGCGCTCAAGGACGCGATGGAGGTCATGCGCAGATACGGCATAAACGCCGCGCCGGTAGTGAGGAACGGGACTGTGCAGGGGGTCATAACCAGGCAGGTCGTGGACAAGGCCGTTTACCACGGCCTGGGGGCCGCGCCCGTAAAGGACTACATGACGACCGAGGTCGATTGGGTCGGCCACGACGCCTCGATAGAGAGCATTAGGGAGAAGGTCGTGGGCCATGGGCAAAGGCTCCTCCCGGTATTGAAAGATAAAAAGGTAGTGGGCGTAATAACCCGGACAGACCTCATTAAGCTCCTCCAGGAAGAGCTACGGGCCGCCCGGGATGAGACAAAGAAGGTGCGCGTCGTCTCCGGCCTTATGAAGGAGAGGCTCCCGGCCTGGGCAATGGACCTTTTGAAGGAGGCCGGAGAGGTCGCGGAGGCGAGGGGCTTCAAGGCCTATGTTGTCGGCGGGTTCGTCCGCGACCTCATAATGAGGCGGGAAAACCTGGACATAGACATAGTTATAGAGGGCGGGAACGGGATAGTCTTCGCCGAGGACCTTGCCCGGAGGCGCGGCGCCTCGGTCAGGCCGCACCACAGGTTCAAGACAGCCGTGCTGGTCTTCCGTGACGGCTACAAGCTCGACGTTGCGACCGCGAGGCTTGAGTACTACGAGAGGCCGGGGGCGCTGCCGACAGTCGAGCAGTCGTCCCTGAAGCTCGACCTCTACAGGAGGGACTTCATAATGAACACCCTCTCGGTGGCCCTCAATCCCGGCAGGTTCGGCGAGCTCATAGACTTTTTCGGGGCGCAGAAGGATCTGAAGGAGAGGACCATCAGGGTGCTCCATAATTTGAGCTTCGTAGAGGACCCGACCAGGATGCTCCGCGCAGTCAGGTTCGCCGAGAAGTTCGATTTCTCAATCGGAAAACACACGCAGAACCTCATAAAGAACTCGGTAAAGCTCGACGGCTTCAGGACCGTCTCAGGGCCGAGGATAGCCGAGGAGCTTAAGAGCATACTCGAGGAAGAGACCTCGGGCAAGGCCCTTAAGCGGCTTTCTGACCTGGGCCTCCTTAAGCTCATACACCCATCGATTGCCTGGGACAGGGAATCCGAAAGGCTCTTCAGGCGCGGAAAGGAGGCGCTCGCCTGGTACGAGCTCCTCTACGAGAAGGACCGGGTTGAATCCTGGCTCGTCCTTTTCCTCGCCCTTACGGACAGGCTTAAAGATGGGGAGCTCTCGGCACTTGTGGCAAGGCTCGGGATATCGGGAAAGAAGAGGCTCGACGTCCTCGGCCGGAGGGAAGAGGCCCGGAAGGCCCTCGGCAAGATACAGGCCGGGGCCGCAAGGAAAGGGAGCGACATTTACGAGCTCCTCTCCCCGCTTCCGCTGGAGCTTGTCCTTTACCTCATGGCAAAGGCCGGGAAGGAGCCGGCCCGGAAGGCGCTCTCAGTCCATATTACTACACTCAGGCACATAAGGCCGGAACTAAGGGGCGGAGATTTGAAGAGACTCGGAGTGGCCGAGGGGCCCCTCATGGGCGATATATTGAGGGCCCTCCTTAAGAAACGCATCGACGGCGAGACGGCCACGAGGGAGGACGAAGAGCGGATCGTTAAATCCTTCATAAAAAAAGGGCATGGCCGCGCCGGGAGGCGCGCTTAG
- a CDS encoding site-2 protease family protein: protein MVQEFLQRTLLLVPPVLLALTVHECAHAWVANRLGDPTAKMLGRVTFNPIKHLDPIGTIMLFFSGLFGWAKPVPINPRNFSNISRDIIMVSVAGPLSNLFLAALSALAYKALIIAGPSLLGSMPNVMWPLFTMVELSIRINVALAVFNMIPVPPLDGSKVLGNLLPASQAFAWAKFEQYGFFVLLLLIMTGALHKFISPVIFVMVGLLMGGIY from the coding sequence ATGGTTCAGGAATTTCTGCAAAGGACGCTTCTCTTGGTGCCGCCGGTCCTGCTGGCGCTCACGGTGCACGAGTGCGCCCACGCCTGGGTTGCGAACCGCCTGGGCGACCCGACCGCCAAGATGCTGGGCAGGGTCACTTTCAACCCCATAAAGCACCTGGACCCCATCGGCACAATCATGCTATTTTTTTCCGGCCTCTTTGGCTGGGCCAAGCCGGTGCCCATAAATCCTCGGAATTTCAGCAATATTTCGCGCGACATAATAATGGTTTCGGTAGCGGGGCCGCTCTCCAACCTTTTCCTTGCGGCTCTCTCGGCCCTGGCCTATAAGGCGCTAATCATCGCCGGGCCGTCCCTCCTGGGGTCCATGCCGAATGTGATGTGGCCGCTCTTCACGATGGTCGAGCTCAGCATCCGTATAAACGTGGCCCTGGCAGTTTTCAACATGATACCCGTTCCGCCGCTCGACGGGAGCAAGGTCCTCGGAAACCTCCTCCCCGCGAGCCAGGCCTTTGCCTGGGCCAAATTCGAGCAGTACGGCTTTTTCGTGCTTCTCCTCCTTATTATGACCGGGGCGCTCCATAAGTTCATCTCGCCTGTCATCTTCGTGATGGTAGGCTTACTCATGGGAGGTATATACTAA
- the trpS gene encoding tryptophan--tRNA ligase: MAHRVLSGMRPTGKLHFGHYHGVLANWLRLQEEYECFFFVADWHALTTDYANPSGIRENVREMVLDWLSVGIDPEKAVIFRQSSIKEHAELLVLLSMITPLPWLERNPTYKEQLQEIKDKDLHTYGFLGYPVLQTADIIVYKANKVPVGIDQAPHVELSREITRRFNYFYGNVFPEPETLLTAIPKVLGTDGRKMSKSYNNAIFLSDEPGEVEKKILTMMTDTARKKRTDVGSPDLCPFFITFHNLYSDEKTISWVREGCTKALIGCIECKRSVIPRVLAMLEPIQKRRKDLAADPERVSGILDKGAEKAAPVAAETMKEVRSAMGLS; this comes from the coding sequence ATGGCGCATCGGGTGCTGAGCGGGATGAGGCCTACCGGAAAGCTCCATTTCGGCCACTACCACGGGGTGCTTGCCAACTGGCTCAGGCTCCAGGAGGAGTACGAGTGCTTCTTTTTCGTGGCAGACTGGCACGCGCTCACGACCGACTACGCGAACCCCTCCGGCATAAGGGAGAACGTGAGGGAGATGGTCCTTGACTGGCTCTCGGTTGGCATAGACCCTGAAAAGGCGGTCATCTTCAGGCAGTCTTCCATAAAGGAGCACGCGGAGCTCCTGGTCCTCCTTTCCATGATAACTCCGCTACCCTGGCTTGAGCGTAACCCGACCTACAAGGAGCAGCTGCAGGAGATAAAGGACAAGGACCTCCATACCTACGGCTTCCTGGGCTACCCGGTCCTCCAGACCGCGGACATAATCGTCTACAAGGCGAATAAGGTGCCGGTGGGCATAGACCAGGCCCCGCACGTGGAGCTTTCGAGGGAGATAACCAGGCGCTTCAATTATTTCTATGGAAACGTCTTCCCCGAGCCCGAGACGCTACTTACGGCCATACCCAAAGTCCTCGGGACCGACGGCCGGAAGATGAGCAAGTCCTACAATAACGCAATATTCCTTTCGGACGAGCCCGGCGAGGTGGAAAAGAAGATTCTTACCATGATGACCGACACGGCCCGGAAAAAGAGGACGGACGTGGGCAGCCCGGACCTCTGCCCGTTCTTCATCACCTTCCATAACCTCTATTCCGACGAGAAGACCATAAGCTGGGTGAGGGAAGGCTGCACAAAGGCCCTCATAGGCTGCATAGAGTGCAAGAGGTCGGTAATACCCAGGGTGCTCGCCATGCTCGAGCCCATCCAGAAGAGGCGCAAAGACCTGGCCGCCGACCCTGAGCGGGTCAGCGGCATACTCGACAAGGGCGCCGAGAAGGCCGCCCCCGTCGCCGCAGAGACCATGAAGGAGGTCAGGTCCGCTATGGGCCTCTCGTAG
- a CDS encoding segregation/condensation protein A yields the protein MSQTYNIKLDIFEGPLDLLLHLIKKNEVDIYDIPVASITEQYVEYIEMMKEMNLDFAGEFLVMAATLVHIKSRMLLPVDEEAQPEEEEGRDPREELVRRLLEYQRYKEAARELSEKNLLGRDVFTRGAEVELEELEDGAGFVNVSVFDLMEAIKGVLARAPKERTVELTSERFRIADKINDIIEFLGKEKSATFVSLFPEGATRGEIVVTFLAVLELAKLLMIRVHQTEDGVIRVYMPEERKEEGGEGADAFERGPGENEDQIEDKEE from the coding sequence ATGTCCCAAACGTATAACATAAAGCTCGACATATTCGAGGGGCCGCTCGATCTCCTCCTCCACCTTATAAAGAAGAACGAGGTGGACATATACGACATCCCGGTAGCCTCCATAACCGAGCAGTATGTTGAATACATCGAGATGATGAAGGAGATGAACCTCGACTTCGCGGGCGAGTTCCTGGTCATGGCAGCGACACTGGTCCACATAAAAAGCAGGATGCTCCTGCCGGTGGACGAGGAGGCCCAGCCCGAGGAGGAGGAAGGCCGCGACCCGAGGGAAGAGCTCGTAAGAAGGCTCCTCGAGTACCAGAGATATAAGGAAGCGGCAAGGGAGCTCTCCGAGAAAAACCTGCTCGGTAGGGACGTGTTCACGCGGGGCGCGGAGGTGGAGCTTGAGGAGCTCGAGGACGGGGCAGGGTTCGTGAACGTCTCTGTCTTCGACCTCATGGAGGCCATAAAGGGGGTGCTTGCCCGCGCCCCGAAAGAGAGGACGGTCGAGCTAACATCCGAGCGCTTCAGGATCGCCGACAAGATAAACGACATCATTGAGTTCCTCGGAAAGGAGAAGAGCGCGACATTCGTCTCCCTCTTCCCCGAGGGCGCGACCAGGGGCGAGATCGTTGTCACTTTCCTCGCGGTGCTTGAGCTTGCGAAGCTACTCATGATACGGGTGCACCAGACAGAGGACGGCGTCATAAGGGTCTACATGCCCGAGGAGAGGAAAGAGGAGGGCGGCGAAGGCGCCGACGCCTTCGAGCGCGGCCCCGGAGAAAACGAAGACCAGATCGAAGATAAGGAAGAGTAG
- a CDS encoding rRNA pseudouridine synthase gives MERLQKIIANAGITSRRKAEEMITEGRVRVNGRAITELGAKADPVNDRIEVDGKRIRYGGPRVYVLLNKPKGFISSVSDEAGRPVVTQLVSAVKARVYPVGRLDYDAEGVLLLTNDGDFSNKLIHPTFQVPKKYLVKVSDVPTKEKLQKLEKGVHLEDGKTLPAKVKFVRATRQNSWIELTVFEGRNHLVKRMCQAIGHPVQKLKRIEFAGLKLGALKPGEWRHLTEREIAELKGLSGI, from the coding sequence CTGGAGAGGCTCCAGAAGATAATAGCGAACGCGGGGATAACCTCCCGGAGGAAGGCCGAGGAGATGATAACCGAGGGCCGGGTGAGGGTGAACGGGAGGGCAATAACTGAGCTCGGCGCCAAGGCAGACCCCGTTAACGACAGGATAGAGGTAGACGGAAAGAGGATCAGATACGGCGGGCCCAGGGTGTATGTCCTCCTCAATAAGCCCAAGGGTTTCATTAGCTCTGTTTCCGACGAGGCCGGAAGACCGGTGGTGACCCAGCTCGTCTCTGCCGTAAAGGCCAGGGTCTATCCAGTGGGCAGGCTCGACTACGACGCCGAGGGCGTGCTCCTCCTTACGAACGACGGCGACTTCTCGAATAAGCTCATACACCCGACATTCCAGGTCCCGAAGAAGTACCTCGTAAAGGTGAGCGACGTCCCAACCAAGGAAAAACTTCAGAAGCTCGAAAAAGGAGTCCACCTTGAGGACGGGAAGACCCTTCCGGCAAAGGTAAAGTTCGTCAGGGCCACCCGCCAGAACTCGTGGATAGAGCTTACCGTATTCGAGGGCAGGAACCACCTGGTTAAGAGGATGTGCCAGGCCATCGGACACCCGGTGCAGAAATTGAAGAGGATAGAGTTCGCGGGGCTGAAATTAGGGGCCCTGAAACCCGGCGAATGGAGGCATCTGACCGAAAGGGAGATTGCTGAACTTAAAGGACTCTCCGGGATTTGA
- a CDS encoding endonuclease III domain-containing protein, which yields MKHGNNLSSIITSYYSSLFSAFGPQGWWPGRTRFEIITGAILTQNTAWTNVEKAIRNLREKKVLCPERMRALSHNELATLIRPAGYFNIKAKRLRSFLDHLHSAHKGSLDKLLKQDSGKLRAELLSINGIGPETADSIILYAAGLPEFVVDAYTKRIFERHGLLNGGAGYDDVKSLFMENLPLDERLFNEYHALIVRTGKDFCRPREPRCGSCPLSKHLP from the coding sequence ATGAAACACGGAAATAACCTCTCTTCGATCATAACTTCATACTACTCCTCTCTCTTCTCGGCATTCGGCCCCCAGGGCTGGTGGCCGGGGAGGACCCGCTTCGAGATAATCACCGGGGCCATTCTCACCCAGAATACGGCCTGGACCAATGTCGAGAAGGCCATAAGGAACCTCCGGGAAAAAAAGGTCCTCTGCCCGGAACGCATGCGTGCGCTTTCCCATAACGAGCTTGCAACCCTCATAAGGCCCGCAGGATACTTCAATATCAAGGCAAAGAGGCTAAGAAGCTTTCTCGACCACCTCCACTCCGCGCACAAGGGTAGCCTCGATAAGCTCCTTAAGCAGGATTCCGGAAAGCTCAGGGCAGAGCTCCTTTCCATAAACGGCATAGGCCCTGAGACCGCCGACTCCATTATCCTCTACGCCGCCGGACTTCCGGAGTTCGTTGTCGATGCCTATACCAAGAGGATATTCGAGAGGCACGGGCTTCTTAATGGCGGTGCCGGATACGATGACGTGAAGTCCCTTTTCATGGAGAACCTGCCGTTGGATGAGCGCCTTTTTAACGAGTATCACGCCCTAATTGTCCGGACCGGAAAGGACTTCTGCAGGCCCAGAGAGCCCAGGTGCGGCTCCTGTCCCCTTTCGAAGCACCTCCCTTAG
- the mutL gene encoding DNA mismatch repair endonuclease MutL produces the protein MKRIRLLDKSLASKIAAGEVVERPESVLKELLENSIDAGAMAISVTVAEGGKRLIRVVDNGCGISREDASLAFARHATSKIESEEDLERIMTMGFRGEALSSISAVSIVTLRTRPPGEVEGTRVVVEGGGEPIITSDGCPEGTSIEVKDLFYNTPARLKFMRGAESEYGRILDTFRKIALINPDKRLRIVHGSGRPLEALPGTLRQRIIDLFGPEIGERLAEVETPDLTGFIGMVDLSFPTARHIHTFVNGRWVRDRSVNRAILEGYGGLLGGRYPFAVLDLKIPPEDVDVNIHPAKSEVRFRNQGYIYDLVRFGIRDALAARARPAVSAIKRRETVPYIGRGERQASALNEPAASYQFTERPVQLGLSEVTELTEDVKNPEFLDLEVIGQLWGEFIVAQSPENGGEAYLIDQHGAAERCAFEALKKRLASGSIRSQALLLPERIETTPGEKELILKSLKYLSEMGFELMPFGQSTKAGGETFLLKSVPDLLAGRSSASLIKDMAEELSIHGGSRRAEERVESVLMRIACHSVIRGPRPLRKEEAQALLKEMAMIDFAGHCPHGRPVVKRLSRTEIESFFGR, from the coding sequence ATGAAAAGGATAAGGCTTCTCGATAAGTCCCTTGCCTCGAAGATAGCCGCGGGCGAGGTGGTTGAAAGACCCGAGAGCGTCTTGAAGGAGCTCCTTGAGAACTCCATCGACGCCGGGGCAATGGCCATATCCGTAACCGTAGCCGAGGGCGGAAAAAGGCTCATCCGTGTGGTGGATAACGGCTGCGGTATTTCAAGGGAGGACGCCTCCCTTGCCTTTGCCCGCCACGCAACCTCCAAAATAGAGAGCGAGGAGGACCTCGAAAGGATTATGACCATGGGATTCAGGGGCGAGGCCCTCTCAAGCATCTCTGCGGTTTCAATCGTAACGCTACGGACGAGACCGCCCGGAGAGGTCGAGGGCACGAGGGTGGTCGTGGAGGGGGGAGGAGAGCCGATAATAACCTCCGACGGCTGCCCAGAGGGCACGTCTATCGAGGTAAAGGACCTTTTCTATAACACACCCGCGAGGCTCAAGTTCATGCGCGGGGCCGAATCCGAATATGGCCGCATCCTCGATACCTTCAGGAAGATCGCCCTCATAAACCCGGATAAGCGACTGAGGATAGTGCACGGCTCCGGAAGGCCCCTTGAGGCCCTGCCGGGCACACTGAGGCAGAGGATAATTGACCTCTTCGGCCCGGAGATTGGAGAAAGACTCGCCGAGGTAGAGACGCCTGACCTTACGGGCTTTATTGGAATGGTTGACTTGAGCTTTCCGACGGCCAGGCACATCCATACCTTCGTAAACGGCAGGTGGGTCCGCGACAGGTCCGTTAACCGTGCTATACTTGAAGGATACGGGGGGCTCCTTGGCGGGAGGTACCCGTTCGCGGTCCTGGACCTCAAAATCCCCCCGGAGGACGTGGACGTAAACATCCACCCGGCAAAGAGCGAGGTACGCTTCCGTAACCAGGGCTATATTTACGACCTGGTGAGGTTCGGGATACGGGACGCGCTCGCGGCCAGGGCCAGGCCGGCCGTCTCCGCAATAAAGAGGAGGGAGACGGTTCCCTATATAGGCCGGGGAGAGCGGCAGGCGTCTGCGTTGAACGAACCAGCCGCGAGCTATCAGTTCACCGAAAGGCCCGTCCAGCTAGGCCTCTCAGAAGTAACGGAACTTACCGAGGACGTAAAAAACCCCGAGTTCCTTGATCTTGAAGTGATAGGCCAGCTCTGGGGCGAGTTCATCGTTGCCCAAAGCCCGGAGAATGGCGGGGAGGCGTATCTAATAGACCAGCACGGCGCTGCCGAGAGGTGCGCCTTCGAGGCCTTGAAGAAAAGGCTCGCCTCAGGCTCCATAAGGAGCCAGGCACTCCTTCTCCCGGAGAGGATAGAGACGACACCCGGGGAGAAGGAACTGATACTCAAGTCTCTAAAGTATCTTTCCGAAATGGGTTTTGAGCTCATGCCCTTCGGCCAGTCCACAAAGGCCGGGGGAGAAACATTCCTTCTTAAGTCCGTGCCGGACCTACTTGCCGGAAGGAGCTCGGCCTCCCTCATAAAGGACATGGCAGAAGAGCTCTCCATTCACGGAGGGAGCCGGAGGGCCGAGGAGAGGGTCGAATCCGTATTAATGAGGATCGCATGCCACAGCGTCATAAGGGGGCCGAGGCCGCTAAGGAAAGAAGAGGCCCAGGCGCTTTTGAAAGAGATGGCCATGATAGACTTCGCCGGGCACTGCCCTCACGGCAGGCCGGTCGTGAAAAGGCTCTCAAGAACGGAGATAGAGTCCTTCTTCGGGAGGTAG